In a genomic window of Glycine max cultivar Williams 82 chromosome 13, Glycine_max_v4.0, whole genome shotgun sequence:
- the LOC112998769 gene encoding uncharacterized protein isoform X1 → MHGCCGDQSKHNRHMWPVPANPTTVAIDSSPSQFKCKDGRKIRAGDCALFKPPRDSPPFIGIIRKLTFDKEESPSLEVNWLYRPADLKLAKGIVLEAAPNEVFYSFHKDETPAASLLHPCKVAFLRKGVELPSGISAFVCRRVYDIENNCLWWLTDKDYLNERQEEVNQLLDKTKLEMHGAVQSGGRSPKPLNGPTSTQSLKSGSDNVQNSSSFGAQGKGKKRERGDQGSDSSKKERLFKVEDGDSGQFRPESMLKSEIAKITDNKGGLVDFEAVDRLVQLMQPDSGDKKIDLAGRMMLVDVIALTDRYECLCGFVQHRGLPVLDEWLQEVHKGKISDGNMPKESDKSIDEFLLALLRALDKLPVNLHALQTCNVGKSVNHLRTHKNYEIQRKARSLVDTWKRRVEAEMNMNDSKSGSNRAMSWPAKPANSESPHVGNRKTGGGSSDNVAKSSSIQPSISKNSQSKLSSGEALSKSSSSPGSTKSMTTSASGNSKDQNSKVLVGAAASDLPLTPIKEERSSSSSQSQNNSVSCSSEHAKAIGSCREDAKSSTAVSTSVGKIPGGVSRTRKSSNGLHGAGVAVGPKEHSSAKNSAKNSPAEKVSPTRVSHEKSADQPLTDQGNNQRLILRLPNTGRSPSRGASGGSFEESGIMCSKASPPADRNENQDRRVKTKTECLLTHVSNMMNEACDASEALLGVDEGKGPPMFDERCRANEDGDKVEETSKPTSLSSGFVSRSGQTYDLSSMNALVESCVKISEASASASHGDDGMNLLATVAAGEISRSENASPMSSPERKSLPADELSSANDFKLKHSVEAAGCTVSQLDGGAIAEHPLNTVDSLQIKNDLRHPATTSGDGEAISSSCVEKSGDGRSQINSSPTDFLQNAEGPCLRPEIKEDTSETILPDKKETNVDLGGSDSKLKSCTSSIDDDQKVDHMNEGTIENEELLVPKAVASVKSENESGEKQAELSSGVDNENQICSEKATGTGILVQKASPIAENCESLYLKKESPTSGNAVMVSRDENADDMKSVVIEPDERRMEQDLSVSDDVNECAEDTMGRNEAIGQCSGSSVQPDLPTMPRKENDVFKACERKLDANQSEVAGERHAGSAAGSDTAVKLDFDLNEGFPVDDVSQGEIARQEDPITSSAVHVPCLLPFPISSISGGFHASITVASAAKGPVVPPENPLRIKGELGWKGSAATSAFRPAEPRKNAETASTTNDITSVDGTSIKQGRPPLDFDLNVADERCFEDVGLRGSLEAGPLDRSTGGFDLDLNKVDETPEIGTFSLSKLEIPSLPSKPSLSSGLSNGGSVSRDFDLNNGPGLDEVGSEVPARSQQMKSTVPFPTAVHSTRTNNAEFGNYSAWFPPGNSYSAITVPPLLSGRGEQSYVAGAGAQRIMGPTGSAPFGPEIYRGPVLSSSPAVAYPPTTPFPYPGFPFETNFPLSSNSFSGCSTAFMDSSTVGGLCFPTMPSQPVGPGGVVSSTYPRPYVMSLPGGTSNVIPDSRKWASQSLDLNSGPGGMDTERRDDRLPSGLRQMSVPNSQASMEDHLKMFQMAGALKRKEPDGGWEGAERFGYKQTSWQ, encoded by the exons ATGCATGGGTGCTGTGGTGACCAGTCGAAACACAATCGGCACATGTGGCCTGTACCTGCCAACCCGACCACTGTAGCCATCGATTCTTCACCGTCTCAATTTAAATGCaaa GATGGACGCAAGATTCGTGCTGGTGATTGTGCACTTTTCAAGCCACCTAGGGACTCCCCTCCTTTCATTGGAATAATTCGCAAGTTAACATTTGACAAAGAAGAAAGTCCGAGTTTAGAAGTAAATTGGCTATACCGACCTGCTGATTTGAAGCTTGCTAAAGGGATTGTACTGGAAGCTGCTCCAAACGAAGTTTTTTACTCCTTTCACAAGGATGAAACACCTGCTGCATCCTTACTCCATCCGTGTAAAGTCGCATTTCTTCGTAAGGGTGTTGAACTTCCTTCAGGGATATCCGCATTTGTCTGTCGACGAGTATATGACATTGAGAACAATTGTTTATGGTGGCTAACCGATAAAGATTACCTTAAT GAACGACAGGAAGAAGTTAACCAGCTATTAGACAAGACAAAACTAGAAATGCATGGGGCTGTGCAGTCAGGAGGCCGTTCTCCGAAGCCCTTGAATGGTCCAACATCAACGCAGTCATTGAAATCTGGTTCCGATAACGTTCAAAATAGTTCTTCCTTTGGTGCACAGGGtaaggggaaaaaaagagagCGGGGTGATCAGGGTTCTGATTCATCTAAAAAGGAGCGGTTATTTAAGGTAGAAGATGGAGATTCTGGTCAATTCAGACCGGAGAGCATGTTAAAGTCTGAGATTGCTAAAATAACTGATAATAAAGGTGGGCTTGTGGACTTTGAGGCAGTTGACAGACTGGTACAACTTATGCAACCTGATAGtggtgataaaaaaatagatttggcAGGGCGGATGATGCTTGTCGATGTAATTGCACTTACGGACCGGTATGAGTGTCTATGCGGGTTTGTACAGCACAGGGGTTTGCCTGTGTTGGATGAATGGCTGCAGGAGGTCCACAAGGGCAAAATCAGTGATGGAAATATGCCTAAAGAAAGTGATAAGTCCATTGACGAATTTTTGTTAGCTTTACTTCGTGCGTTGGATAAGCTTCCTGTGAACCTTCATGCACTGCAAACCTGTAATGTTGGAAAGTCTGTTAATCATTTACGCACCcacaaaaattatgaaattcagAGGAAAGCTAGGAGTCTAGTGGATACATGGAAGAGACGTGTGGAAGCTGAAATGAATATGAATGATTCGAAGTCTGGTTCAAACCGTGCCATGTCTTGGCCAGCAAAGCCAGCAAATTCTGAGTCTCCTCATGTTGGAAATAGGAAAACAGGAGGAGGATCCTCTGATAATGTTGCAAAGAGCTCTTCAATTCAACCCTCAATATCTAAAaattcccaatctaagttaagTTCTGGAGAAGCATTGTCCAAGTCCTCTTCATCTCCTGGCTCAACTAAGTCAATGACTACCTCAGCGAGTGGTAACTCAAAAGATCAAAACAGTAAAGTCTTGGTTGGAGCCGCAGCGTCAGATCTGCCTCTGACACCTATCAAGGAGGAGAGGAGCAGCAGTTCTAGTCAATCTCAAAATAACAGTGTCTCTTGTTCTAGTGAACATGCTAAAGCTATTGGTTCTTGCAGGGAAGATGCGAAGAGCTCCACTGCAGTGTCAACGAGTGTGGGCAAAATTCCTGGTGGTGTGTCTCGAACTCGCAAATCAAGCAATGGTCTACATGGGGCTGGTGTTGCAGTAGGTCCGAAGGAGCACAGCTCTGCAAAAAATTCAGCTAAGAATTCACCTGCTGAAAAAGTTTCACCAACTCGAGTCTCCCATGAAAAATCAGCCGACCAGCCCCTTACTGATCAAGGGAATAATCAGCGATTAATTCTCAGGTTGCCAAACACTGGTCGTAGTCCTTCAAGGGGAGCTAGCGGTGGCTCATTTGAAGAATCAGGTATCATGTGCAGCAAAGCTTCGCCTCCTGCCGACAGGAATGAGAACCAGGACAGAAGAGTGAAAACTAAAACCGAGTGTTTGCTGACCCATGTGTCAAATATGATGAATGAAGCATGCGATGCTAGTGAAGCTTTGCTTGGTGTTGACGAAGGTAAGGGCCCTCCAATGTTCGATGAGCGATGCAGGGCTAATGAAGATGGTGATAAGGTAGAAGAAACATCAAAACCAACTAGTTTGTCATCTGGATTTGTTTCCAGATCAGGGCAGACTTATGATTTAAGCTCCATGAATGCATTAGTTGAAAGCtgtgtgaagatttctgaagCAAGTGCATCTGCGTCCCATGGAGATGATGGAATGAACCTACTAGCTACTGTGGCTGCAGGGGAAATATCAAGATCTGAAAATGCCTCACCCATGTCATCCCCTGAGAGAAAGTCTCTTCCTGCAGATGAATTGAGCTCAGCCAATGATTTCAAGTTAAAACATTCTGTTGAAGCAGCTGGTTGCACTGTTTCACAGTTGGATGGTGGGGCTATTGCAGAGCATCCTTTGAATACAGTTGATTCATTGCagataaaaaatgatttgagGCATCCTGCTACGACTTCAGGAGATGGTGAAGCCATTTCATCGAGTTGTGTAGAGAAAAGTGGTGATGGTAGATCTCAGATAAATAGCTCCCCTACAGATTTCTTACAAAATGCTGAAGGTCCATGCTTACGGCCTGAAATCAAAGAGGATACTTCTGAAACTATATTGCCAGATAAAAAGGAGACTAATGTAGACCTCGGAGGTTCTGACTCTAAATTAAAGTCATGCACTTCCTCTATTGATGATGATCAGAAGGTTGATCACATGAATGAGGGAACCATTGAGAATGAGGAATTGTTGGTTCCAAAAGCTGTTGCAAGTGTTAAGTCTGAAAATGAATCAGGTGAAAAGCAAGCTGAGTTATCCTCAGGCGTGGATAATGAGAACCAGATTTGTTCAGAAAAAGCAACAGGTACTGGTATACTAGTGCAAAAGGCCTCTCCAATTGCAGAAAACTGTGAGtccttatatttaaaaaaggaGTCACCTACTTCTGGTAATGCTGTAATGGTATCTAGGGATGAAAATGCTGATGACATGAAGTCAGTTGTGATTGAGCCTGATGAACGAAGAATGGAGCAGGATTTATCAGTTTCAGATGATGTTAATGAATGTGCTGAAGATACTATGGGCAGAAATGAGGCTATAGGTCAGTGTTCTGGCTCATCAGTTCAGCCAGATTTACCAACAATGCCTAGGAAAGAGAATGATGTGTTTAAAGCATGTGAGCGAAAGTTGGATGCAAATCAATCTGAGGTTGCAGGAGAGAGGCATGCAGGTTCTGCTGCTGGGTCTGATACTGCTGTAAAACTCGACTTTGATTTAAATGAAGGCTTTCCTGTTGATGATGTAAGCCAAGGGGAGATTGCTAGGCAGGAAGATCCTATCACATCATCTGCAGTTCATGTTCCTTGCCTATTGCCTTTTCCTATTTCGTCCATCTCTGGGGGCTTCCATGCTTCAATTACAGTGGCATCTGCTGCAAAGGGGCCTGTTGTTCCACCTGAAAACCCATTGCGGATTAAGGGGGAGCTTGGTTGGAAAGGGTCAGCCGCTACCAGTGCATTTCGGCCAGCTGAACCTAGGAAAAATGCTGAGACAGCATCCACTACTAATGATATTACTTCTGTTGACGGCACTTCTATCAAACAAGGTCGCCCTCCCTTAGATTTTGACTTAAATGTGGCAGATGAAAGATGTTTTGAGGATGTTGGTTTGCGTGGTTCTTTAGAAGCTGGACCACTTGATCGTAGCACTGGGGGATTTGATCTTGATTTAAATAAAGTTGACGAGACTCCTGAAATTGGCACTTTCTCGCTAAGCAAACTGGAAATTCCTTCTTTACCTAGTAAGCCTTCGTTGTCCAGTGGGTTATCTAATGGTGGAAGTGTCTCAAGAGACTTTGACTTAAATAACGGGCCAGGCCTTGATGAAGTTGGCAGTGAAGTCCCTGCACGTAGTCAGCAGATGAAAAGTACTGTACCATTCCCAACTGCTGTCCATAGCACACGAACAAACAATGCTGAATTTGGGAATTATTCTGCATGGTTTCCTCCAGGCAATTCTTATTCTGCAATTACTGTCCCACCACTTCTGTCTGGTAGAGGGGAGCAGAGTTATGTTGCTGGTGCTGGGGCACAACGGATAATGGGTCCTACAGGTAGTGCTCCTTTTGGTCCTGAAATCTACAGAGGACCAGTGCTTTCATCCTCTCCAGCCGTTGCTTATCCACCTACTACACCTTTTCCCTATCCAGGATTTCCATTTGAAACCAATTTTCCATTATCTTCAAACTCCTTTTCTGGTTGTTCAACGGCATTTATGGATTCATCTACTGTGGGTGGATTATGCTTTCCTACCATGCCCTCACAGCCAGTTGGGCCTGGTGGTGTTGTTTCATCCACATATCCCCGTCCATATGTTATGAGTCTTCCAGGTGGTACAAGTAATGTGATTCCTGACAGCAGAAAATGGGCAAGTCAAAGTCTGGATCTTAATTCGGGCCCTGGTGGTATGGATACAGAACGGAGAGATGATAGATTGCCTTCAGGATTGAGGCAAATGTCTGTCCCCAATTCACAAGCCTCGATGGAGGACCACTTGAAGATGTTTCAGATGGCTGGtgcattgaaaagaaaagaacctGATGGTGGTTGGGAGGGAGCCGAGAGATTCGGTTACAAACAAACTTCATGGCAGTAG